In the genome of Gordonia rubripertincta, one region contains:
- the mfd gene encoding transcription-repair coupling factor, translating into MSTPRALSGLAALACADKSFREVHERRAERRLDITAPDAARPFLVSCLAAGADAPLLVVSANGREADDLTAELAELLDDPDAVAQFPSWETLPHERLSPSADTVGQRLAVLHRLANPGDNPLRVVVTTVRSLVQPMAPGLGEVATVTLREGIEVDFDGLLAQLVEMAYERVDMVGRRGEFAVRGGILDVFPTTADHPVRVEFWGDEITEIRAFSVADQRSQPEVDASEVRIHPGRELLLSEKVRTRAADLAAENPDDTALNEMLGKLAEGIPVEGMEALIPALVDGEMQLLTEVVPAGTRVLILDPEKVRTRAADLSKTGAEFLEASWTAAAMGANAPIDPRSGTGVDLQASAYRSLGDVREATLQAKRPWWTLSPLSTGSGNELELDLAPGPAPRGDEREIAATFAQLRAHVSDGKTAAIVVTGKGTAQRVGERLSEAEVPYVIAEPGHRPEPGEVAVFGATLRSGIVCADAGLVVVTEADLTGTRVANVRDGRKLPAKRRNQVDPLALTAGDLVVHDQHGIGKFVEMIERTVSGARREYLVLEYASSKRGQPADRLYVPMDALDQLSRYVGGEQPSLSKLGGSDWQNTKRKARKAVREIAGELVQLYAARHAAPGHAFGPDTPWQQEMEDAFDFTETIDQLTVIAEVKADMERPVPMDRVIVGDVGYGKTEIAVRAAFKAVQDGKQVAVLVPTTILAQQHLQTFTERMSGFPVRVRGLSRFTDPKESREITEAMAKGEVDIVIGTHRLLQTGITWKDLGLVIVDEEQRFGVEHKEHIKALRTHVDVLTMSATPIPRTLEMSMAGIREMSTILTPPEERHPVLTYVGAYAPKQVAAAIRRELLRDGQVFYVHNRVSTIDKTAKDIAAMVPEARVVVAHGQMGEDQLERTVSGFWNREYDVLVCTTIIETGLDISNANTLIVDRAENLGLSQLHQLRGRVGRSRERGYAYLLYSPDRPLTETAYDRLATIAQNNELGAGMAVALKDLELRGAGNVLGAEQSGHVAGVGFDLYVRLVGEAVEAYRAAADGKPVETQETGEVRIDLPVDAHIPVEYVDSDRLRLEAYRKLASATDDAAVDAVLVELNDRYGPPPVETTRLASIARLRLRCRERGITEIGLAGQGVKITPLPLLDSEQVRLRRLYSSATYRATTSVVTLPIPRTGGVGSARLRDDELIEYLTTFLTQLKPEPNG; encoded by the coding sequence GTGTCGACGCCTCGTGCCCTGTCCGGTCTGGCCGCGCTCGCGTGTGCGGACAAATCCTTCCGCGAGGTGCACGAACGCCGTGCCGAACGTCGCCTCGACATCACCGCGCCCGACGCGGCCCGGCCGTTCCTCGTCTCCTGTCTGGCCGCCGGCGCCGACGCCCCGCTGCTGGTCGTCTCGGCCAATGGTCGTGAGGCCGACGACCTGACGGCCGAGCTGGCCGAACTGCTCGACGACCCCGATGCGGTGGCCCAGTTCCCTTCCTGGGAGACCCTCCCGCACGAGCGGCTCTCGCCGAGCGCGGACACCGTCGGCCAGCGCCTCGCGGTACTGCACCGTCTGGCCAATCCCGGTGACAACCCGCTGCGGGTCGTGGTCACCACGGTCCGCTCCCTCGTGCAGCCGATGGCGCCGGGCCTCGGCGAGGTCGCCACCGTCACCCTGCGCGAGGGCATCGAGGTCGACTTCGACGGCCTGCTCGCCCAGCTCGTCGAGATGGCCTACGAACGTGTGGACATGGTCGGACGCCGCGGCGAGTTCGCGGTCCGCGGCGGCATCCTCGACGTGTTCCCGACGACCGCCGACCACCCGGTCCGCGTCGAGTTCTGGGGCGACGAGATCACCGAGATCCGGGCGTTCTCGGTCGCCGATCAGCGCAGCCAGCCCGAAGTCGACGCCTCCGAGGTCCGCATCCACCCGGGTCGCGAACTACTCCTGTCCGAGAAGGTGCGCACGCGCGCAGCCGATCTCGCGGCGGAGAACCCCGACGACACCGCCCTCAACGAGATGCTCGGCAAACTGGCCGAGGGCATTCCCGTCGAGGGGATGGAAGCGCTCATCCCGGCGCTCGTCGACGGCGAGATGCAACTCCTCACCGAGGTCGTCCCGGCCGGGACGCGCGTGCTCATCCTCGACCCCGAGAAGGTCCGGACCCGGGCCGCGGACCTGTCCAAGACCGGTGCGGAGTTCCTCGAGGCGTCCTGGACGGCCGCGGCGATGGGTGCGAACGCCCCCATCGACCCGCGATCGGGCACCGGCGTCGACCTGCAGGCCAGCGCCTACCGTTCGCTCGGCGACGTGCGCGAAGCGACACTACAGGCCAAGCGCCCGTGGTGGACGCTGTCACCGCTGTCCACCGGCAGCGGGAACGAACTCGAACTCGACCTCGCCCCCGGCCCCGCGCCGCGCGGCGACGAGCGCGAGATCGCGGCCACGTTCGCCCAACTGCGCGCCCACGTGTCCGACGGCAAGACCGCCGCCATCGTCGTCACCGGCAAGGGCACCGCCCAGCGCGTCGGCGAACGGCTGTCCGAGGCCGAGGTCCCGTATGTCATCGCGGAGCCGGGACATCGTCCCGAACCGGGGGAGGTCGCGGTCTTCGGTGCCACGCTGCGCAGCGGAATCGTCTGTGCCGACGCCGGACTCGTGGTGGTCACCGAGGCGGACCTCACCGGTACCCGGGTCGCGAACGTGCGCGACGGTCGCAAGCTCCCGGCCAAGCGCCGCAATCAGGTCGACCCGCTGGCGCTGACCGCCGGTGACCTCGTCGTGCACGACCAGCACGGCATCGGCAAGTTCGTCGAGATGATCGAACGCACCGTCTCGGGTGCGCGGCGCGAGTACCTGGTCCTCGAATACGCGTCGAGCAAACGCGGTCAGCCGGCCGACCGGTTGTACGTACCGATGGATGCGCTCGACCAGCTGTCCCGGTATGTCGGTGGCGAGCAGCCGTCGCTGTCGAAGCTCGGCGGATCGGACTGGCAGAACACGAAGCGTAAGGCGCGCAAGGCCGTTCGCGAGATCGCCGGCGAGCTGGTGCAGCTCTACGCCGCGCGTCATGCCGCCCCGGGACACGCCTTCGGGCCCGACACCCCGTGGCAGCAGGAGATGGAAGACGCCTTCGACTTCACCGAGACGATCGATCAGCTGACCGTCATCGCCGAGGTCAAGGCCGACATGGAGCGTCCGGTCCCGATGGACCGCGTCATCGTCGGCGACGTCGGCTACGGCAAGACCGAGATCGCCGTGCGCGCCGCGTTCAAGGCCGTCCAGGACGGCAAGCAGGTGGCCGTCCTGGTGCCGACGACCATTCTCGCGCAACAGCATCTGCAGACGTTCACCGAGCGGATGAGCGGTTTCCCGGTGCGGGTGCGCGGGCTGTCGCGCTTCACCGATCCCAAGGAGTCGCGCGAGATCACCGAGGCGATGGCCAAGGGCGAGGTCGACATCGTCATCGGCACCCACCGGCTGCTGCAGACCGGCATCACCTGGAAAGACCTCGGACTCGTGATCGTCGACGAGGAACAGCGATTCGGCGTCGAGCACAAGGAACACATCAAGGCGCTGCGCACCCACGTCGACGTGCTGACGATGTCGGCGACACCGATCCCGCGCACCCTGGAGATGTCGATGGCCGGCATCCGCGAGATGTCGACTATCCTCACCCCGCCCGAGGAGCGCCACCCGGTGCTCACCTACGTCGGCGCCTACGCCCCGAAGCAGGTCGCCGCGGCGATCCGCCGCGAGCTGCTCCGCGACGGCCAGGTGTTCTACGTACACAACCGTGTCTCGACCATCGACAAGACCGCCAAGGACATCGCCGCGATGGTCCCCGAGGCGAGAGTCGTTGTCGCCCACGGCCAGATGGGCGAGGATCAGCTCGAGCGCACGGTCTCGGGGTTCTGGAACCGCGAGTACGACGTGCTGGTCTGTACGACCATCATCGAGACCGGACTCGACATCTCCAACGCCAACACGCTCATCGTCGATCGTGCCGAGAACCTCGGTCTCTCCCAGCTCCATCAGCTGCGCGGACGCGTGGGCCGTAGTCGCGAGCGCGGTTACGCCTACCTGCTCTACAGCCCGGACCGGCCGCTGACCGAGACCGCCTACGACCGGCTCGCGACGATCGCCCAGAACAACGAACTCGGCGCGGGTATGGCCGTGGCGCTCAAGGACCTCGAATTGCGCGGCGCGGGAAACGTTCTCGGCGCCGAGCAGTCAGGTCACGTCGCGGGCGTCGGTTTCGACCTGTACGTGCGGCTCGTCGGCGAGGCCGTCGAGGCGTATCGCGCAGCGGCCGACGGCAAGCCCGTCGAGACCCAGGAGACCGGGGAGGTGCGGATCGACCTGCCGGTGGACGCGCACATCCCGGTCGAGTACGTCGACTCCGATCGTCTCCGTCTGGAGGCGTACCGCAAGCTGGCCTCGGCCACCGACGACGCCGCGGTCGACGCGGTGCTCGTCGAGCTCAACGACCGCTACGGGCCGCCGCCGGTCGAGACGACGCGTCTGGCGTCGATCGCTCGTCTGCGTCTGCGGTGCCGCGAACGCGGTATCACCGAGATCGGCCTCGCCGGACAGGGAGTCAAGATCACACCGCTGCCGCTCCTCGACAGCGAGCAGGTGCGTCTCCGCAGGCTGTACTCCTCGGCGACCTACCGCGCGACGACGTCGGTGGTCACGCTTCCGATCCCGCGCACCGGGGGAGTGGGGTCGGCCCGCCTGCGCGACGACGAGCTCATCGAGTACCTCACCACGTTCCTGACGCAACTGAAGCCGGAGCCCAACGGCTGA
- the efeB gene encoding iron uptake transporter deferrochelatase/peroxidase subunit translates to MSETAPRPGEAQPSDPAGRTKRRGLSRRAILGGTGAGLLVAAGGVAVGRATTPAPAADHVVEFRGPRQAGIITAAQDRLHFASFDVVTDNRDELIAVLQRWTEAAERMTRGEETEPDGATGLGEYTPPADTGEALGLSAAHLTLTIGFGPGLFGPSASAPDRPDRFGLADRRPPALVDLPMFAAEKIDPSRSYGDICVQACADDPQVAVHAIRNLARMAVGVMAVRWSQLGFGRTSSTTQSQDTPRNLFGFKDGTANLRAEDTDLLDRWVWVAPGDNPPAAQWMTGGTYLVARRIRMDIEPWDRANLFEQEQIVGRTKRSGAPLGKSGEFDDPDFAITSGGTPIIARNAHVRLAHPDNLGGVRILRRGYNFTDGTDGFGHLDAGLFFIAFNRDTGKQFVPMQQVLSRQDAMTEYLIPNGSANFAIPPGLEPGEWWGQRLFE, encoded by the coding sequence ATGAGTGAGACGGCCCCCCGCCCCGGCGAGGCGCAACCTTCCGACCCCGCAGGCCGCACGAAGCGACGCGGCCTGTCGCGTCGTGCGATCCTCGGCGGCACCGGTGCCGGGTTGCTCGTCGCCGCGGGCGGGGTGGCCGTCGGCCGCGCCACCACGCCGGCACCGGCCGCCGACCACGTCGTCGAATTCCGCGGTCCACGCCAGGCCGGCATCATCACCGCCGCCCAGGATCGACTTCATTTCGCGAGTTTCGACGTCGTCACCGACAACCGGGACGAACTCATCGCCGTGCTACAGCGATGGACCGAAGCCGCCGAACGCATGACCCGCGGCGAGGAGACCGAGCCCGACGGCGCCACCGGACTCGGCGAGTACACCCCGCCGGCCGACACCGGAGAAGCGCTGGGGCTGAGCGCAGCTCACCTCACGCTGACGATCGGCTTCGGTCCGGGGTTGTTCGGGCCCAGTGCCTCCGCCCCCGACCGACCCGATCGCTTCGGTCTCGCCGACCGCCGCCCACCAGCACTCGTCGATCTGCCGATGTTCGCGGCGGAGAAGATCGATCCATCGAGGTCGTACGGCGACATCTGTGTGCAGGCCTGCGCCGACGACCCGCAGGTCGCCGTCCACGCCATCCGCAATCTCGCGCGGATGGCGGTGGGTGTCATGGCCGTCCGCTGGTCGCAGCTCGGGTTCGGCCGCACGTCGTCGACAACGCAGTCCCAGGACACACCCCGAAACCTGTTCGGGTTCAAGGACGGCACCGCGAACCTGCGCGCCGAGGACACCGACCTCCTCGACCGTTGGGTCTGGGTCGCCCCCGGGGACAATCCCCCGGCGGCGCAGTGGATGACCGGCGGCACCTACCTCGTCGCGCGTCGAATCCGGATGGACATCGAACCGTGGGACCGCGCCAACCTCTTCGAGCAGGAACAGATCGTCGGACGCACCAAGAGATCCGGCGCCCCGCTGGGCAAGTCCGGCGAGTTCGACGACCCGGACTTCGCGATCACCTCCGGCGGCACCCCGATCATCGCGCGCAACGCCCATGTCCGGCTGGCACATCCGGACAACCTCGGCGGAGTGCGAATTCTCCGGCGCGGCTACAACTTCACCGACGGCACCGACGGCTTCGGCCACCTCGACGCCGGCCTGTTCTTCATCGCCTTCAACCGCGACACCGGAAAACAGTTCGTGCCCATGCAGCAGGTTCTGTCCCGCCAGGACGCCATGACCGAGTACCTGATCCCCAACGGCTCGGCGAACTTCGCGATCCCGCCCGGCCTCGAGCCCGGCGAATGGTGGGGGCAGCGGCTTTTCGAGTGA
- the efeO gene encoding iron uptake system protein EfeO: MTRRPVVAAAAAAVVIAPVLLAGCTEKGSSEGAIAVTSTADACDLATTDATTGNVDFTVTNSGDKVTEFYVYGNNNRVLGEVENIGPGLSGNLTVEIVEPGTYTVACKPGMVGAGIRTELNVGGERKEKADVPADVTAAKAQYLEYVRNQLNTLHAQTTSFVDSVKKGDLDAARAQFGLTRTPYERIEPVAESFPDLDPAVDMRWDDTEDGTQPFTGFHRIERFLWPPQAAEIGDAPGQITRSDAANAKETDNPQAIAEIADGLLANVTKLRDEVNKPDFEFETLSFVKGPQALIDEVAATKVDGEEDRYSHTDLWDIAANLDGSETAIATMQPIISAKNPALMDKITAQFKTVRDSVNAYREGDGYVSYTKVTPEQRKELSNQIDALSATLSQVPGLVLQQ; encoded by the coding sequence GTGACTCGTAGACCCGTGGTGGCCGCAGCTGCGGCCGCGGTGGTGATCGCCCCCGTGCTCCTCGCCGGCTGTACCGAGAAGGGCAGCTCCGAGGGCGCGATCGCCGTCACGTCGACCGCCGACGCCTGTGATCTCGCGACCACCGACGCGACGACCGGCAACGTGGACTTCACGGTCACCAATTCCGGAGACAAGGTCACCGAGTTCTACGTCTACGGGAACAACAACCGCGTCCTCGGCGAGGTCGAGAACATCGGACCCGGCCTGTCCGGCAATCTGACGGTCGAGATCGTCGAACCCGGCACCTACACGGTGGCGTGCAAACCCGGCATGGTGGGCGCCGGCATCCGGACCGAACTCAACGTCGGCGGCGAGCGCAAGGAGAAGGCCGACGTCCCCGCCGACGTGACGGCCGCCAAGGCGCAGTATCTCGAGTACGTCCGCAACCAGCTGAACACCCTGCACGCCCAGACGACATCCTTCGTCGACAGCGTCAAGAAGGGCGATCTCGACGCGGCGCGTGCGCAATTCGGTCTCACGCGCACCCCGTACGAACGGATCGAGCCGGTCGCCGAGTCCTTCCCCGACCTCGACCCCGCCGTCGACATGCGGTGGGACGACACCGAGGACGGCACCCAGCCCTTCACCGGATTCCACCGCATCGAACGGTTCCTGTGGCCGCCGCAGGCCGCCGAGATCGGCGACGCACCGGGCCAGATCACGCGGTCTGATGCCGCGAACGCCAAGGAGACCGACAACCCGCAGGCCATCGCCGAGATCGCCGACGGTCTGCTCGCCAACGTGACCAAGCTGCGCGACGAGGTCAACAAGCCCGACTTCGAGTTCGAGACCTTGTCGTTCGTGAAGGGCCCGCAGGCGCTGATCGACGAGGTGGCCGCCACCAAGGTCGACGGCGAGGAAGACCGCTACTCCCACACCGACCTCTGGGACATCGCCGCGAACCTCGACGGTTCGGAGACCGCCATCGCGACCATGCAGCCGATCATCTCCGCCAAGAACCCGGCGCTCATGGACAAGATCACCGCCCAGTTCAAGACCGTGCGTGATTCGGTGAATGCCTACCGCGAGGGTGACGGCTACGTGTCCTACACCAAGGTGACCCCCGAACAGCGCAAGGAACTGTCGAATCAGATCGACGCGCTCTCGGCCACCCTGTCGCAGGTCCCGGGACTGGTGTTGCAGCAATGA
- the efeU gene encoding iron uptake transporter permease EfeU, with protein MDHLTALASSGVHVLAAADGPSVWTQMVGSALIGLREGLETGIVVMVLIAFVVKTDRRDALKWIWAGVGAAVAMTLVVFLVIHFGTSTMTPLAAETIAGVASLVAVGIVTFMVLWMSEASSHISADLKSGMSKALLTGGASVLGLAFLAVGREGFETALLMVGYAESVSGGLWPLLGLVVGIVGAIVLTVLIYRGAIRMNLSVFFTYTGLFLIVVAAGILTYGIRALQTVGWLPGLGNTAFDVSETYDASSWYGTILGGIFNVRPDPTVLQVIAWIVYVVVVTTIFFRRQRAGHRAIVARTSDESSAPVEPAPERNPQ; from the coding sequence ATGGATCACCTCACGGCACTCGCCTCGAGTGGCGTACATGTGCTGGCCGCCGCCGACGGACCGTCGGTCTGGACGCAGATGGTCGGAAGCGCGCTCATCGGTCTGCGCGAGGGCCTCGAAACCGGGATCGTGGTCATGGTCCTGATCGCCTTCGTCGTGAAAACCGACCGCCGGGACGCCCTCAAGTGGATCTGGGCGGGCGTCGGTGCGGCAGTCGCGATGACCCTCGTGGTGTTCCTCGTGATCCACTTCGGCACATCGACGATGACGCCGCTCGCGGCCGAGACCATCGCCGGGGTCGCGTCGCTGGTGGCGGTCGGGATCGTGACGTTCATGGTCCTGTGGATGAGCGAGGCCTCCTCCCACATCTCCGCCGACCTCAAGAGCGGGATGTCGAAGGCGCTGCTGACCGGCGGCGCATCGGTGCTGGGTCTGGCGTTCCTGGCCGTCGGCCGCGAGGGTTTCGAGACCGCATTGCTGATGGTCGGTTATGCCGAGAGCGTGTCCGGTGGATTGTGGCCGCTGCTCGGCCTCGTCGTCGGGATCGTCGGCGCGATCGTGCTGACCGTCCTGATCTACCGCGGTGCGATCCGCATGAACCTCTCGGTGTTCTTCACCTACACCGGCCTGTTCCTGATCGTCGTCGCCGCCGGGATTCTGACCTACGGCATCCGGGCGCTGCAGACGGTGGGCTGGCTGCCCGGACTCGGCAACACCGCCTTCGACGTCTCGGAGACCTACGACGCCTCGTCCTGGTACGGCACGATCCTGGGCGGCATCTTCAACGTGCGCCCGGATCCCACGGTCCTGCAGGTGATCGCGTGGATCGTCTACGTGGTCGTGGTGACCACGATCTTCTTCCGCCGTCAACGTGCCGGACATCGCGCAATCGTCGCCAGAACGTCCGACGAGAGCTCCGCGCCCGTGGAGCCCGCCCCCGAAAGGAATCCTCAGTGA
- a CDS encoding sulfatase family protein, which yields MARENVILIHWHDLGRHLTCYGADGVESPTLDQLAADGIRFADAHATAPLCSPARGSLFTGRYPHRNGLVGLAHHGFEYHSDVRTLPSLLADAGYRSALFGMQHESADPQRLGFDSVDVSDSRCDYVVEQSQDWLRRHADDDRPFFLTAGFFETHRPYPADEYKPSDTSDIAVPGFLPDTDDVRDDLAGLHGSISKADAAVGRLLGTVAELGLDSSTWIVFITDHGLAFPRAKSTLYAEGTGVALIMRPPTQRHVEPQVYDDLFSGVDLTPTLLDLLGVDIPDDVDGDSHASALVESPGAPVVRSEVFTEKTYHDAFDPIRAVRTKDYSYIENLAARPALLLPLDIADSLSARSLDSEAIQQDRPRVELYDLRSDPYERNNVADDPSYAGVRATLAATLSAWRAETADDLPDEATGTAVAQRFMEAFHAKAAQVAAQEEALPSRRPQGSKRELAGEITSGTR from the coding sequence ATGGCACGCGAGAACGTCATCCTGATCCACTGGCACGACCTGGGACGTCATCTGACGTGTTACGGCGCCGACGGAGTCGAGTCGCCGACCCTCGATCAACTGGCCGCGGACGGCATCCGCTTCGCCGACGCCCATGCCACCGCGCCACTGTGCTCGCCGGCCCGCGGGTCGCTCTTCACCGGACGCTACCCCCACCGCAACGGCCTCGTCGGGCTTGCGCACCACGGGTTCGAGTACCACTCCGACGTGCGAACCCTGCCGTCGCTGCTGGCCGACGCCGGGTACCGGTCGGCGCTGTTCGGGATGCAACACGAGAGCGCGGACCCGCAGCGACTCGGCTTCGATTCGGTCGACGTCTCCGACTCGCGATGCGACTACGTCGTCGAGCAGTCCCAGGACTGGCTCCGGCGCCACGCCGACGACGATCGGCCCTTCTTCCTGACCGCGGGGTTCTTCGAGACCCATCGGCCGTACCCGGCGGACGAGTACAAGCCGTCCGACACCAGTGACATCGCAGTACCGGGGTTTCTGCCCGACACCGACGACGTCCGCGACGACCTCGCGGGTCTGCACGGTTCGATCTCCAAGGCCGACGCCGCGGTCGGTCGTCTGCTCGGCACCGTCGCCGAGCTGGGGCTGGACTCCTCCACGTGGATCGTGTTCATCACCGACCACGGGCTGGCGTTCCCGCGGGCGAAGTCGACCCTGTACGCAGAGGGCACCGGCGTCGCGCTCATCATGCGGCCGCCGACGCAGCGGCACGTCGAGCCGCAGGTCTACGACGACCTGTTCTCCGGTGTCGACCTGACCCCGACCCTGCTGGACCTGCTGGGGGTCGACATCCCGGACGACGTGGACGGCGACTCCCATGCGTCGGCACTCGTCGAATCACCCGGCGCGCCGGTCGTACGCAGCGAGGTCTTCACGGAGAAGACCTACCACGATGCCTTCGACCCGATCCGAGCCGTGCGCACCAAGGACTACAGCTACATCGAGAACCTCGCGGCGCGGCCGGCACTCCTGTTGCCGCTCGACATCGCCGACAGCCTGTCCGCTCGATCGCTGGATTCCGAAGCGATCCAACAGGACCGGCCGCGGGTCGAGCTCTACGACCTGCGTTCCGATCCGTATGAGCGCAACAATGTCGCCGACGACCCGTCGTATGCCGGGGTGCGTGCCACCTTGGCCGCGACGCTGTCCGCGTGGCGGGCCGAGACCGCTGACGACCTCCCCGACGAGGCGACCGGTACCGCCGTCGCCCAGCGATTCATGGAGGCCTTCCATGCGAAGGCGGCGCAGGTCGCAGCCCAGGAGGAGGCGCTGCCGTCCCGTCGTCCGCAGGGTTCCAAGCGCGAGTTGGCCGGGGAGATCACGTCAGGGACCCGCTGA
- the stf0 gene encoding trehalose 2-sulfotransferase, which translates to MSATPAAGPSNYLVCASQRSGSTLLVESLSATEVAGTPEEFFQYFVSSSQSPQPREWFAGVTDPTILELLDPVDPGTVDTRDSEIWRADILAAGRSANGVWGGKLMWNQTPLLIARSRAGSGSLRTAIRWIFDGADPVYVHVYRDDVVPQAVSMWRAVQTRVWRNDGSDDDGDDGAVYHAAGIAHLAGLLREQERQWRNWFAAEGIEPLDIEFRDLVNDPTKAAARVLEKIGQDPALAPPPPLKPQSNSRSKEWAQRYREDAERNGYPL; encoded by the coding sequence ATGTCAGCAACGCCCGCCGCGGGGCCGTCGAACTATCTGGTCTGCGCGAGCCAGCGCAGCGGCAGCACACTGCTCGTCGAGTCGCTGTCGGCAACCGAGGTCGCCGGTACGCCGGAGGAGTTCTTCCAGTACTTCGTCTCCTCGTCGCAATCGCCTCAGCCACGTGAGTGGTTCGCCGGTGTCACCGATCCGACGATCCTGGAACTCCTGGACCCGGTCGATCCCGGCACCGTCGACACCCGTGACTCCGAGATCTGGCGCGCCGACATCCTGGCGGCCGGCCGCAGCGCCAACGGGGTGTGGGGCGGCAAGCTCATGTGGAATCAGACGCCGCTGCTGATCGCGCGAAGCCGCGCGGGTTCCGGATCGTTGCGGACAGCGATCCGGTGGATCTTCGACGGCGCCGACCCGGTGTACGTACACGTGTACCGCGATGACGTGGTGCCGCAGGCGGTTTCGATGTGGCGCGCGGTGCAGACGCGGGTATGGCGCAACGACGGCTCGGACGATGACGGGGACGACGGCGCGGTGTACCACGCCGCGGGGATCGCGCATCTGGCCGGCCTCCTCCGCGAGCAGGAACGGCAGTGGCGCAACTGGTTTGCCGCCGAGGGCATCGAACCCCTCGACATCGAGTTCCGCGACCTGGTGAACGACCCCACCAAGGCGGCCGCGCGGGTACTCGAGAAGATCGGTCAGGACCCCGCACTGGCACCGCCGCCACCGCTGAAACCGCAGTCGAATTCGCGGTCCAAGGAATGGGCTCAGCGATACCGAGAAGACGCCGAACGGAACGGATATCCGCTGTGA
- the cysD gene encoding sulfate adenylyltransferase subunit CysD, with the protein MTTIPQTADPQAADDIDHVTAIRVLEAEAVHIIREVVAELERPVLLFSGGKDSIVLLRLAEKAFRPAPLPFPIMHVDTGHNFSEVIEFRDRRVAPTAHNPEGIELIVASVQESIDSGRVAESTDPSGSRNRLQTRTLLDALEKGGFDAAFGGARRDEERARAKERIFSFRDEFGQWDPRAQRPEPWSLYNGRIRRGESVRVFPLSNWTETDIWRYIELENLELPSIYFAGEREVFERDGILLAVSEFSPPRDGEEVTTEWVRYRTVGDLTITGAVRSKATTIAEIIAEISEATVSERGETRADDRTSSAAMEDRKREGYF; encoded by the coding sequence GTGACGACAATTCCCCAGACTGCAGATCCGCAGGCTGCCGACGACATCGATCACGTCACCGCGATCCGGGTCCTGGAGGCAGAGGCGGTGCACATCATCCGGGAGGTGGTGGCCGAGCTCGAGCGTCCGGTCCTGCTGTTCTCCGGCGGAAAGGACTCGATCGTCCTGCTGCGCCTGGCGGAGAAGGCCTTTCGGCCGGCGCCGCTGCCATTCCCGATCATGCATGTCGACACCGGGCACAACTTCTCCGAGGTCATCGAGTTCCGTGACCGTCGTGTCGCACCCACCGCCCACAACCCGGAAGGCATCGAGCTGATCGTGGCGTCGGTCCAGGAGTCCATCGACTCGGGTCGCGTCGCCGAGTCGACGGACCCGTCGGGCTCGCGCAACCGGCTGCAGACCCGCACTCTGCTCGACGCACTCGAGAAGGGCGGCTTCGATGCCGCTTTCGGCGGTGCCCGCCGCGACGAGGAACGTGCCCGCGCGAAGGAACGCATCTTCAGCTTCCGCGACGAGTTCGGCCAGTGGGACCCGCGTGCGCAGCGCCCCGAACCGTGGTCGTTGTACAACGGGCGAATACGGCGCGGAGAGTCGGTGCGCGTGTTCCCGCTGTCGAACTGGACCGAGACCGACATCTGGCGCTACATCGAACTCGAGAACCTCGAACTGCCGTCGATCTATTTCGCCGGTGAGCGTGAGGTCTTCGAACGGGACGGAATCCTGCTGGCGGTCTCGGAGTTCTCGCCGCCACGGGACGGCGAAGAGGTCACCACCGAGTGGGTGCGCTACCGCACGGTCGGGGATCTGACGATCACCGGTGCGGTCCGCTCTAAGGCGACCACGATCGCCGAGATCATCGCCGAGATCAGCGAGGCGACGGTCTCCGAACGCGGTGAGACCCGCGCCGACGACCGGACATCGAGTGCCGCCATGGAAGACCGCAAGCGCGAAGGGTATTTCTGA